The segment AGAGCGTCTGATAGATCTCGTGCGGCTTTGGAATGCTCTTGGGCTTCGCCTGGCCGTGAGTCTCGCCGTAAAGCTCTTCTTCGATGATCTCGTTGCACAGCTCGATGCACTCGTCACAGATGTACACGCCGGGGCCGGCCACCAGTTTGCGGACCTGCTCCTGCGTCTTGCCGCAGAACGAACACTTCAGGCGGTCGCGCTCGTCCCCGAACTTAAACATGATGCGGGCGCCTCGTGGGATGCGTCATCGGCTCGCGGCCGGTGGGGTGACCAATTGTCGCGGCTTGATCACGTCGTCGATCAGACCGTACTCCTTGGCCTCCTGGGAACTCATCCAGAAGTTGCGATCGCTATCCCGCTCCACGCGCTCGAGCGGCTGAGCGGTGTGCTTCGCCAGCACCTCATTGAGGATTTGCCGGATGGCCATGAACTCCTTTGTCTGGATGCTGATGTCGGACACGGACCCCTGCGCCCCGCCCCACGGCTGGTGGATCATCATCCGGGAGTAGGGGAGCGCGAACCGGCGGCTCTTGGTCCCCCCCGCAAGGATGATCGCACCGGCGCTCGCCGCCAGCCCGACGCAAATCGTGGAGACCGGCGACCGCATGTACTGCATCGTGTCATAGATCGCCAGCCCCGCGGTGGCGGACCCACCGGGTGTGTTCACGTAGAGCTGGATCTCTTTCTCGGGATCCTCGTACTCGAGATAGAGCATCTGGGCGATGATCAGGTTGGCCATCTCATCTTCGATCGGGCCGCCGATAAAGATAAGCCGCTCCCGAAGAAGGCGCGAGTAGATATCGTACGCCCGCTCTCCCCGCGCGGTCTGTTCGACGACGATCGGCATGTAGTGCCGCAATTGATCCCCCACGGATCCGGCTCCCTCCATTGCTGTATCTGCCCCCCGGCTGCCGTCCTCAGCCTCGCCCGCAGCGCGCCGAGCAATACCCGGTAGGCTACCCTGCAGCGTCGTCCGGGGTCTCATCGGTCTGGCTTGGCGTTGGTGTGGCCTCGCTGGCTTCGGAAGTCCCCGCTGCGTGCGCCACCAGCACTGTCATCGCTTTTTGCCGAAGAAGGTGTTCCCGCAATCCGGCGGTCCGTTCTCCCTGCGCGAGCCAGGCCTGCATCTTCTGAACTTCTTCGCCCGACTCTTGGGCCAAGTTCTCGACAGCGCGCGACATCTCCTCTTCGGTGAGGGTCAACCCTTCGTGCGCGGCGACTTCATCCAAGAGTAGCCGAACCCGCACCCGCCGTTCCGCGTTCGGGCGGAGGTCGGCCCGAAGGCCGGCTTCGTCCTTCCCTTGAGACCGCAGATACGTCTCCAGGCTCAAGCCCCGCGAACGGAGGCGGCGGTGGAGATCTTCGAGCGTGTGCTCCATCTCATGCTGCACCATGCTCTCCGGGAGGTCGAAGTCCGTCTGGGACAACACCGCGTCGAGGACGCGTTCGCGCAGGTCGCGTTCCTCTGCGCCGGCGCGCTCG is part of the bacterium genome and harbors:
- a CDS encoding ATP-dependent Clp protease proteolytic subunit, translating into MGDQLRHYMPIVVEQTARGERAYDIYSRLLRERLIFIGGPIEDEMANLIIAQMLYLEYEDPEKEIQLYVNTPGGSATAGLAIYDTMQYMRSPVSTICVGLAASAGAIILAGGTKSRRFALPYSRMMIHQPWGGAQGSVSDISIQTKEFMAIRQILNEVLAKHTAQPLERVERDSDRNFWMSSQEAKEYGLIDDVIKPRQLVTPPAASR